Proteins encoded together in one Oncorhynchus masou masou isolate Uvic2021 chromosome 3, UVic_Omas_1.1, whole genome shotgun sequence window:
- the LOC135514332 gene encoding uncharacterized protein LOC135514332 produces the protein MFHSASKLTFGKAINLIVEPNGTPARPTLSILTPLHKIGNDDQPEVCLATGFFPRIENMNLTLGNNVTVPRKTTKAALSSTRTYLFAGFSKENIKRCEMDGVVKKRVDDGGFPDVSNYKTNATTASDNCEHERLNNATATNYADYTKMNFTSLVVYGLRVLFAKAVAFNVLFTVKALVF, from the exons ATGTTCCACAGTGCATCTAAATTGACATTTGGAAAAGCCATCAATCTCATTGTTGAACCCA ATGGAACTCCTGCCCGCCCAACACTGTCCATCCTCACCCCACTACACAAGATAGGGAATGATGACCAGCCTGAGGTGTGCCTGGCTACAGGCTTCTTTCCTAGGATTGAAAACATGAATCTCACCCTGGGGAATAATGTTACTGTCCCACGCAAAACAACCAAGGCAGCTTTATCTTCCACACGTACCTACCTCTTTGCCGGATTCTCCAAAGAGAATATCAAGCGTTGTGAGATGGATGGCGTCGTCAAGAAGCGTGTTGATGATGGTGGTTTTCCAGATGTGTCGAACT ATAAGACCAATGCTACAACTGCTTCTGACAATTGCGAACATGAACGCCTCAACAATGCTACTGCCACCAACTATGCCG aTTATACCAAGATGAACTTCACATCCTTGGTTGTGTATGGTTTGAGAGTGCTGTTTGCCAAAGCCGTGGCATTTAATGTGCTATTTACTGTCAAGGCCCTGGTGTTCTAG